From the Winogradskyella forsetii genome, the window ACCATTAGCCGTTGTGCCAGCAACATCCCATGTTATGGTTTGTGTAGAACCCACATCCCAAGATACTCCACTTACATTTTGGGAAGTAACTGTAAAAGGTCCTGCTGAATTCGTTACGGTTGCGGTCATTTGGTCAGAGTCTGTTTGGCCTCCAATAGGATCGTTGTCCCTTACGGTTAGTTGAAAGTTAATACTTCTATTGACCGTGGCTAATTTTTCCCATGTGGTTGACATACCTCCATTAGCAACTAAATCGATAAGTCTAGGAACATATCTTATTGGATTGGATGTGCCTTCAAACGACCTAACCAATGGGCCAGTTCCCGTTGTTTCTGTAGGCACTCCTGCTGGACCTAAGTCATATTGTTCCCAAGTGTAGGTTAAAGAAGCTAAACCGTCCACATCAGAAGAACCACTTCCATCTAATTTATATGGAGTGCCTTGAGGTATAATGTAGTTAAGTCCTGCATCTGCTACTGGCTCTGTATTTCCTGTTGAAGTTCTATTTACAGGACAAGACCCTGTACTTAAAACATGGTTCCAAATACGGTTGAGGCTATTCTGATGAAAATAAGCATCACTGCCTATTTGTACATTATCAGAACCGCAAATTCCAGCATAGGCCATTATGGTTGAACCACTTCCCGGCTCATAGGCATTCCCTGCAGATCTATTTGCGCCTGAACAGCTACCAACCGTTCCGTTAAATGTGTGTGGAGCACCAAATTGATGTCCCAGCTCATGAGCTACAAAGTCTATATCAAAAGCGTCACCGATGGGTTGTGAAATTCCTGTTACGCCTTTAGCCTTATTACTATTATTACAAGTAACACCCAAACCTGCCAAACCACCAGCTCCAGTACTAAATGTATGACCAATATCATAGTTTGCTGAACCAATAGAGGCGTTTATCTCGCTTTGGCTTTCATCTATCAGTAAAGCTTCTTCATCATTAGTAAAAGGGTCAGTCGCAGCATTAGTATAAATAAGGATATCATTATTGGCTACCAATGTCAATTTTATGGATAAATCTCTTTGAAAAATACTGTTAACTCTATTGATAGTTGTGGTAATTGCAGCCATCGCGCCTGTTACTGTTCCACCATGAAATGTGGCATATTCCCCTGTACAAGCAACTGCTAGACGATAATTCCTTAGCATCCCATCATTGGCATTTCTTGCCATATTTGATGCTTCTTCGTAAGTTCTATCTAAAAGAGAATCATCAATAACACTGCATTCAAAATCAAAATTTCTCGCTTCTAAATTTTTCTTAGCATAAACTGTATAAATATTTCCTTGTTCAGTAAATGGGTCAATGAATTGCGTTCCATTAGATGTTCCTAAAAACATAGCATGAAAACCTTTAGGTGTGATGCTAAACCTTACTATTTCAGTAGGATTATCGATTCCTTGACCTGCATAAGTTCTCATATCAGGAAATTGAGCTTGCAGTTCTGGTTCCATAATAGATGATTCGAATATTTTAAATCTATTTAATTTACCATCAGCATTAGGAAAAGAAATAATTGTATGTCCCTTGTGCTCACTATTCCCAACATTGTGTAAGGTATTTTTAAGCTTTTCTAGATTTAGTTGAAAGAATGTCTCTTTCTTAAGTTCTATTTTTCTAGAAATTTGTTTCGATTGTTTTGCCTTTAATTCGCTAATACGGTTCCAAATGTTATTTGAATCTTGGGAACTAGCAGTTAAAGAATAAAATGCAACAATAATTGTTGCGATTTTTATAATGTATTTTTTATTCATAGTTAGTAGTTTTTGTACAATCCTTAAAGTTAATATTTTTATTCTATAAATTAAAAAAAGGGAAAGTTCTCTTTCAGAATTTAATTTTTATTACAACGATTAAAGTAAAAAACCCAAACTGAAAAAGTTTGGGTTTTTTAATTATTCTTCAACCTCCTTTTGGATTTTAAAGTCTTCCATAAATTTAGTCGTATAATTACCTGCTAAATAGTCTGGATGGTCCATTAATTGCCTGTGAAAAGGAATCGTAGTTTTTATGCCTTCTATTACAAACTCATCCAAAGCACGCTTCATTTTATTAATAGCTTCTTCTCTGGTTTGAGCTGTTGTAATTAACTTTGCGATCATGGAATCATAGTTTGGAGGAATGCTATAACCTGCATAAACGTGTGTATCTAACCTTACACCATGTCCTCCTGGTGCGTGAAGTGTGGTGATTTTACCTGGTGAAGGTCTAAAATCATTGAACGGATCTTCGGCATTAATTCTACACTCTATGGAGTGCAAGTTTGGTGTATAATTTTTACCGGAAATTGGTACACCTGCAGCAACTAAAATCTGTTCACGAATTAAATCGAAATCAATTACTTGTTCTGTGATTGGGTGTTCTACTTGAATACGTGTATTCATTTCCATAAAGTAGAAATTTCTATGCTTATCCACTAAGAACTCAACGGTTCCTGCCCCTTCATATTTAATAAATTCGGCAGCTTTTACAGCAGCTTTGCCCATTTGAGCTCTCAATTTATCGGTCATAAATGGGGAAGGCACTTCTTCTGTTAATTTTTGATGGCGTCTTTGTATAGAGCAATCTCTTTCTGACAAATGGCATGCTTTTCCACGAGAGTCACCCACAATTTGTATTTCAATATGTCGAGGTTCTTCAATGAGCTTCTCCATATACATATCATCATTTCCAAATGCGGCTTTAGATTCTGAACGTGCAGATTCCCATGCGTTTTGAAGATCTTCTGGTTTCCAAACGGCACGCATTCCTTTACCACCTCCTCCAGCAGACGCTTTAAGCATCACTGGATAACCGGTTTCTTTAGCAACTTTCTTACAGTCTTCAAAATCCTTGATAACGCCTTCACTTCCAGGCACACAAGGTACGCCAGCAGCTTTCATGGTCGCTTTGGCATTTGCCTTGTCTCCCATTTTATCAATCATTTCTTCAGAAGCACCAATGAATTTTATACCGTGTTCTTCACAAATTTTAGAGAATTTTGCGTTCTCAGATAAAAATCCATAACCAGGATGGATGGCATCTGCATTTGTAATTTCTGCAGCTGCTATAATATTGGATATTTTTAAGTAGGATTCGCTACTAGGTGGTGGACCGATACAAACAGCTTCGTCTGCAAATTTCACATGAAGACTTTCTGCATCTGCAGTAGAATATACAGCCACAGTTTGTATGCCCATCTCTTTGCAGGTTCTAATAACACGGAGTGCTATTTCTCCTCTATTGGCAATTAATATTTTTTTGAACATAACTTATAAGTATTTAAAATTTCAAATTCCAAATTCCAACAACTTGGGAATTATACTTTGGAATTTTAAATCGGGTTATGACGGATCTACCAAGAATAAGGGTTGATCGAACTCTACTGGAGATGAATCATCCACGAGTACTTTTACGATTTTGCCAGAAATCTCAGATTCAATTTCATTAAATAATTTCATGGCTTCAATAACGCAAAGTACGTCGCCTTCTTTAATTTCAGTACCCACTTCTACAAAAACAGGTTTGTCTGGAGATGGCTTGCGGTAAAAAGTACCAATTATTGGTGATTTTATAGTAATGTATTTAGAATCTTCTGT encodes:
- a CDS encoding zinc-dependent metalloprotease, which produces MNKKYIIKIATIIVAFYSLTASSQDSNNIWNRISELKAKQSKQISRKIELKKETFFQLNLEKLKNTLHNVGNSEHKGHTIISFPNADGKLNRFKIFESSIMEPELQAQFPDMRTYAGQGIDNPTEIVRFSITPKGFHAMFLGTSNGTQFIDPFTEQGNIYTVYAKKNLEARNFDFECSVIDDSLLDRTYEEASNMARNANDGMLRNYRLAVACTGEYATFHGGTVTGAMAAITTTINRVNSIFQRDLSIKLTLVANNDILIYTNAATDPFTNDEEALLIDESQSEINASIGSANYDIGHTFSTGAGGLAGLGVTCNNSNKAKGVTGISQPIGDAFDIDFVAHELGHQFGAPHTFNGTVGSCSGANRSAGNAYEPGSGSTIMAYAGICGSDNVQIGSDAYFHQNSLNRIWNHVLSTGSCPVNRTSTGNTEPVADAGLNYIIPQGTPYKLDGSGSSDVDGLASLTYTWEQYDLGPAGVPTETTGTGPLVRSFEGTSNPIRYVPRLIDLVANGGMSTTWEKLATVNRSINFQLTVRDNDPIGGQTDSDQMTATVTNSAGPFTVTSQNVSGVSWDVGSTQTITWDVAGTTANGVNEANVNILLSTNGGVTFDTVLVSNTPNDGSQNITAPNVASSNCRIMVEAANGIFFNVNSSKFTVGDVPCTVYDSGAISVSVPDGTAPNTPGSAVGSTINVPDSGSILDLRVSVDITHTYTGDLLLQLQHPNGTDFVNLWNRSCNTAAFANIDITFKDGEPEINCASPTVGLANPQNPLSVFNNLEMNGDWTLVLVDFYNGDTGVLNNWSLEFCGESLGVGENELDKLSIYPNPNNGEFNIAFNPRSGEEITIGVYDIRGRSIYNKVYSSASRFEEVIQLNNAQSGVYMLTISDGAEKVTKKIVVE
- the accB gene encoding acetyl-CoA carboxylase biotin carboxyl carrier protein, translating into MDLKEIQNLIKFVAKSGASEVKLEMDDIKITIRTGSENDTTIVQQVPMQAAPVMQQQAPAQQAAPVHEAPSGTAAPAATEDSKYITIKSPIIGTFYRKPSPDKPVFVEVGTEIKEGDVLCVIEAMKLFNEIESEISGKIVKVLVDDSSPVEFDQPLFLVDPS
- the accC gene encoding acetyl-CoA carboxylase biotin carboxylase subunit codes for the protein MFKKILIANRGEIALRVIRTCKEMGIQTVAVYSTADAESLHVKFADEAVCIGPPPSSESYLKISNIIAAAEITNADAIHPGYGFLSENAKFSKICEEHGIKFIGASEEMIDKMGDKANAKATMKAAGVPCVPGSEGVIKDFEDCKKVAKETGYPVMLKASAGGGGKGMRAVWKPEDLQNAWESARSESKAAFGNDDMYMEKLIEEPRHIEIQIVGDSRGKACHLSERDCSIQRRHQKLTEEVPSPFMTDKLRAQMGKAAVKAAEFIKYEGAGTVEFLVDKHRNFYFMEMNTRIQVEHPITEQVIDFDLIREQILVAAGVPISGKNYTPNLHSIECRINAEDPFNDFRPSPGKITTLHAPGGHGVRLDTHVYAGYSIPPNYDSMIAKLITTAQTREEAINKMKRALDEFVIEGIKTTIPFHRQLMDHPDYLAGNYTTKFMEDFKIQKEVEE